In Edaphobacter bradus, the following are encoded in one genomic region:
- a CDS encoding DUF2393 domain-containing protein codes for MFAPKAPAGGGMSASVWVIAGVVVLAVLAGLVIAGRKKASPVTGIQPLAAYAANLPLSGLAMSESTSLSGGKSTFIDGTVRNTGSQTVAGITVQVLFRNDEAMPPQVETVPLMLIRTREPYIDTQTVASAPLKSGDSREFRLIFESIPQNWNQQMPEVHIIRVETR; via the coding sequence ATGTTTGCGCCCAAGGCGCCTGCGGGGGGCGGGATGTCAGCCTCGGTCTGGGTTATCGCCGGCGTCGTAGTGCTGGCGGTTTTGGCTGGGTTGGTCATTGCGGGCAGAAAAAAGGCGTCTCCAGTGACCGGGATTCAGCCGTTGGCGGCCTATGCGGCTAACCTGCCGCTCTCGGGGCTTGCGATGAGCGAGTCGACAAGCCTCTCAGGTGGCAAGTCGACCTTTATCGACGGAACGGTGCGGAATACAGGGAGCCAGACGGTGGCCGGCATCACGGTTCAGGTGCTGTTCCGCAACGACGAGGCGATGCCCCCGCAGGTGGAGACGGTACCTCTGATGCTGATTCGGACGCGGGAGCCTTATATCGACACCCAGACGGTGGCGTCCGCTCCTCTGAAGTCCGGGGATTCGCGGGAGTTCCGGCTGATCTTTGAGTCGATCCCGCAGAACTGGAACCAGCAGATGCCCGAGGTTCATATCATTCGGGTTGAGACCAGGTAA
- the rpmE gene encoding 50S ribosomal protein L31: protein MPKEGIHPKYETITVKCACGNHFETRSTHKGDIVLEICSNCHPFFTGKQKLVDTAGRVERFRRKFAQSDAGKAAK from the coding sequence ATGCCTAAAGAAGGAATCCACCCGAAGTACGAAACCATCACCGTCAAGTGCGCCTGCGGCAACCACTTTGAGACCCGCTCCACGCACAAGGGCGACATCGTCCTTGAAATCTGCTCCAACTGCCACCCGTTCTTCACCGGCAAGCAGAAGCTGGTCGACACCGCCGGACGCGTCGAGCGCTTCCGCCGCAAGTTCGCCCAGTCGGACGCCGGCAAAGCCGCAAAGTAA
- the kdsA gene encoding 3-deoxy-8-phosphooctulonate synthase, giving the protein MTHPFEIGRAPNTVSAGHGKLFLIGGPCVIESEQHARMMAESIQRITSDLGVPYIFKASYDKANRTSIKSFRGPGLVEGTRILRTIAETTGLPVLTDVHTAEDCAVAAESVDVLQIPAFLCRQTDLLIAAAEAAKTNNRAINIKKGQFVAPADMRHAVEKVRESGCDRVSLTERGASFGYNNLVVDMRSLPIMRAFAPVVFDGTHSVQTPSAANGVSGGQPEFIPVLARAAVAAGVDGVFLEVHNDPPHARSDGANALHLNHLKAVLEPLLAIHEIVKGISPSA; this is encoded by the coding sequence GTGACCCATCCCTTCGAAATCGGCCGCGCGCCCAACACCGTCTCCGCCGGCCACGGTAAGCTCTTCCTCATCGGCGGCCCCTGCGTCATCGAGTCCGAACAGCACGCCCGCATGATGGCTGAGTCGATCCAGCGCATCACCTCCGACCTCGGCGTCCCGTACATCTTCAAGGCCAGCTACGACAAGGCCAACCGCACCTCCATCAAGAGCTTTCGCGGCCCCGGCCTTGTCGAAGGCACGCGCATCCTCCGCACCATCGCCGAGACCACCGGGCTGCCCGTCCTCACCGACGTCCATACCGCAGAGGACTGCGCCGTCGCCGCCGAGTCCGTCGACGTCCTCCAGATTCCGGCCTTCCTATGCCGCCAGACTGACCTGCTGATCGCCGCCGCCGAGGCCGCGAAGACCAACAACCGCGCCATCAATATCAAGAAGGGCCAGTTTGTCGCCCCGGCCGACATGCGCCACGCCGTCGAAAAAGTCCGCGAGAGCGGCTGCGATCGCGTCTCCCTCACCGAGCGCGGAGCCAGCTTCGGGTACAACAACCTCGTCGTCGATATGCGCTCGCTGCCCATCATGCGCGCCTTCGCGCCGGTCGTCTTCGATGGAACCCACTCCGTCCAAACCCCTTCGGCAGCCAACGGAGTCAGCGGTGGCCAGCCCGAGTTCATCCCCGTCCTTGCCCGCGCCGCCGTCGCCGCCGGAGTTGACGGCGTCTTCCTCGAAGTCCACAACGACCCGCCGCATGCCAGGAGCGACGGAGCCAACGCGCTTCACCTCAACCACCTCAAGGCGGTGCTCGAACCGCTGCTCGCCATCCACGAGATCGTCAAGGGAATATCGCCTTCAGCCTGA
- a CDS encoding 2OG-Fe(II) oxygenase — protein MNNLLQTENESLLREEINFDDLSSDFDSGDPFRHIVIDNFLREDVARAVAEEFPEFDGPAWSVYNNAIEVKKALNHWDRFPKNTYALFNFLNSDEFVAEMSKLAGVKLWADPGLHGGGWHSHAAGGKLNTHLDYSIHPKLGLERILNLIVYVAPDWREEYGGALGLWADNNGAPGELRKQISCMFNRAVIFDTSQRSWHGLPEPVTCPPGRARNSLAVYYLCEPRESAADRGRALFAPHGEQANDPGVLELIKLRSQVNTSQSVYRTNVNGESKN, from the coding sequence ATGAACAATCTACTGCAGACAGAGAATGAATCCCTGCTTCGTGAAGAGATCAACTTTGACGATCTGAGTTCTGATTTCGACTCGGGAGATCCCTTTCGACATATTGTGATCGATAACTTCCTCCGTGAAGACGTGGCGCGCGCGGTTGCCGAGGAGTTTCCGGAGTTTGATGGCCCGGCTTGGTCTGTCTATAACAACGCCATCGAGGTGAAGAAGGCGTTGAACCATTGGGATCGTTTTCCGAAGAATACCTATGCGCTGTTCAATTTTTTGAACTCCGATGAGTTTGTGGCGGAGATGTCGAAGCTGGCCGGAGTGAAGCTGTGGGCCGATCCGGGCCTGCATGGTGGCGGCTGGCACTCGCACGCCGCCGGCGGCAAACTGAACACTCACCTCGATTATTCGATCCACCCGAAGCTGGGGTTGGAGCGGATTCTGAATCTGATTGTCTATGTGGCTCCCGACTGGCGTGAGGAGTACGGAGGAGCGCTGGGGCTCTGGGCGGATAACAACGGTGCGCCGGGTGAACTGCGGAAGCAGATTTCGTGCATGTTCAACCGTGCAGTGATCTTCGATACTTCGCAGAGGTCGTGGCATGGGCTTCCGGAGCCAGTGACCTGCCCGCCGGGCAGGGCACGAAACAGTCTCGCTGTGTACTACCTGTGCGAGCCTCGAGAAAGTGCAGCGGACCGTGGACGTGCCTTGTTTGCTCCCCATGGTGAGCAGGCGAACGACCCTGGGGTTCTGGAGTTGATCAAGCTGCGAAGCCAGGTGAACACCTCGCAGAGTGTGTACCGGACGAACGTGAACGGCGAATCAAAAAACTAA
- a CDS encoding OmpA family protein: MMKTGNTFGLSVLVLGSAMGMSALAQSSSPASQSTQPASTTSQISPDDKGTYATGQPLNTQSKEGFWGKMNPLARKKWVHRQVDPIKDRTNELDQLQAKNANDIRDVDSRATAGINKAMTAATLADQHATDAGNRANAANTLATNASTRTDALNTTVTNLDQYQQVSATEIPFAAGRTSLGPKAKAQLDDVATKLSAEKGYIVEVEGYSRGGVQSSQAMADSVVRYLVTEHQIPVYRIYRTGMGRNTTKPAEGEKALVNGVRVTLLHNSLATMNSTSASNAVPTPPTTSNAGVSKPE; this comes from the coding sequence ATGATGAAAACAGGAAATACCTTTGGTCTCTCAGTTTTGGTGCTGGGTAGCGCGATGGGAATGAGCGCCCTGGCCCAGTCGAGTTCGCCCGCTAGCCAGTCCACGCAGCCTGCGAGCACCACTTCGCAGATCAGCCCGGACGACAAGGGGACCTACGCCACCGGCCAGCCCCTCAATACGCAGTCGAAGGAAGGCTTCTGGGGCAAGATGAACCCGCTCGCTCGCAAGAAGTGGGTACACAGGCAGGTTGATCCGATCAAGGATCGCACCAACGAACTCGACCAGCTTCAGGCCAAGAACGCCAACGACATCCGCGATGTGGATTCGCGCGCGACGGCTGGCATCAATAAGGCGATGACCGCCGCAACCTTGGCCGACCAGCACGCGACGGATGCGGGCAATCGCGCTAATGCAGCCAATACGCTGGCGACCAACGCGAGCACCCGTACAGATGCCCTGAACACCACGGTCACCAATCTGGACCAGTACCAGCAGGTCTCGGCGACCGAGATTCCGTTCGCCGCGGGACGTACCTCGCTCGGTCCGAAGGCCAAGGCCCAACTGGACGACGTCGCGACGAAGCTGAGCGCCGAGAAGGGCTACATCGTCGAGGTGGAGGGATATAGCCGCGGCGGCGTGCAGAGCTCGCAGGCGATGGCTGACTCGGTGGTTCGTTACCTCGTCACCGAGCACCAGATCCCGGTCTACCGCATCTACCGCACCGGAATGGGCCGCAACACGACCAAGCCGGCTGAGGGTGAGAAGGCGCTCGTCAACGGAGTCCGCGTGACCCTGCTGCACAACAGTCTCGCGACCATGAACTCAACTTCGGCGTCGAACGCTGTTCCGACGCCCCCAACGACATCCAACGCGGGTGTGAGCAAGCCCGAGTGA
- a CDS encoding ATP-binding protein has product MAEICQICEGAGLRVVQRDGRQFAEECECRVRERAARRLGRAGIPRRYEHCSLDNYETKFPSSHRSLGAALVRARKFVESYPLETAGTGLLLTGGIGVGKTHLAVGILQALVTERGASGLFYDYRDLLKQVQNSYNPQVRETELQVLRPVFEAEVLVLDELGAAKPTDWVWDTVAHILNTRYNDRRTTIITTNYSNLGPLGTEAGPRGTAVREETLGDRIGERMRSRLQEMCVVVEMQGEDFRQKIKRASFA; this is encoded by the coding sequence ATGGCTGAGATTTGTCAGATCTGCGAGGGAGCCGGGCTGCGGGTGGTGCAGCGCGATGGGCGGCAGTTTGCCGAGGAGTGCGAGTGCCGCGTGCGGGAGCGTGCGGCGCGCAGGCTGGGCCGGGCTGGGATTCCGCGGCGGTATGAACACTGCTCGCTCGATAACTATGAGACGAAATTTCCCTCGTCGCACCGGTCGCTGGGCGCGGCGCTGGTGCGGGCGCGAAAGTTTGTGGAGAGTTATCCGCTGGAGACGGCGGGGACGGGACTGCTGCTGACGGGCGGGATCGGGGTGGGAAAGACGCACCTGGCGGTCGGGATTCTGCAGGCCCTGGTGACTGAGCGCGGCGCGTCAGGGCTGTTTTACGACTATCGCGACCTGCTGAAGCAGGTGCAGAACAGCTACAACCCGCAGGTTCGCGAGACCGAGCTTCAGGTGCTGCGGCCCGTGTTTGAGGCCGAGGTGCTGGTGCTGGACGAGCTGGGTGCGGCCAAGCCGACCGACTGGGTCTGGGACACGGTCGCGCACATCTTGAATACCCGCTATAACGACCGGCGGACGACGATTATCACCACGAACTACAGCAACCTCGGGCCGCTGGGCACGGAGGCGGGGCCACGCGGCACAGCGGTGCGCGAGGAGACCCTTGGCGACCGCATCGGCGAGCGCATGCGGTCGAGGCTACAGGAGATGTGCGTTGTGGTTGAGATGCAGGGTGAGGACTTCAGGCAGAAGATCAAACGCGCAAGCTTCGCCTGA
- a CDS encoding glycosyltransferase family 2 protein, with the protein MHDTADASPSVCCVIVNWNGWQDTLDCLSSLRTQDYRNLQIVVVDNGSTNDSAGRIRSAFPEVTLIETGKNLGFPKGCNVGIQTALAGSAEFVWLLNNDTVCPQDTLRKLVRRAMASPEAGLVGTVLLYAHDPTQVQAWGGGKVRPWIAYSTHFHAPVKFDKNCYTTFASVLARRAMLEEVGLLYEGFFMYCDDTDLCLRMQETHWKIVMAEDTAVLHKEGASTPKSQKPFMTKTITVSSLRFIRRHSRLALIGMPLYLALRSGNRIVQRDWNGLRAVWQGATEFVREPMP; encoded by the coding sequence ATGCACGACACAGCTGACGCGAGTCCGAGCGTGTGCTGTGTGATTGTGAACTGGAACGGATGGCAGGATACGCTCGATTGCCTATCCTCGCTTCGGACACAGGACTACCGCAATCTGCAGATTGTTGTGGTGGACAACGGGTCGACAAACGACTCCGCGGGACGCATACGGTCGGCGTTTCCTGAGGTGACGCTGATCGAGACTGGTAAGAACCTTGGGTTCCCGAAGGGGTGCAATGTGGGGATCCAAACCGCGCTTGCGGGAAGTGCGGAGTTCGTATGGCTGCTCAATAACGATACGGTTTGCCCGCAGGACACACTGCGGAAGCTGGTGCGGCGGGCGATGGCGAGCCCGGAGGCAGGGCTGGTGGGAACGGTATTGCTGTATGCGCACGATCCGACGCAGGTGCAGGCATGGGGTGGCGGTAAGGTCAGGCCGTGGATCGCCTACTCGACGCATTTTCACGCACCGGTGAAGTTTGACAAGAACTGCTATACAACCTTCGCCAGCGTGCTGGCACGTCGAGCGATGCTTGAAGAAGTTGGTCTGCTCTACGAAGGCTTCTTTATGTATTGCGATGACACTGATCTGTGTCTGCGAATGCAGGAGACACACTGGAAGATTGTGATGGCCGAAGATACGGCGGTGCTGCATAAGGAGGGGGCAAGCACGCCGAAGAGTCAAAAGCCATTCATGACAAAGACGATTACGGTGTCCTCTCTCCGATTCATCCGAAGGCACTCAAGACTGGCATTGATCGGTATGCCGCTTTATTTAGCGCTGCGATCAGGAAACCGGATCGTGCAGAGAGACTGGAATGGCTTGAGGGCCGTCTGGCAAGGCGCAACGGAGTTCGTGCGAGAGCCCATGCCTTGA
- a CDS encoding tRNA dihydrouridine synthase, with translation MKKRYTLEQKRWDSPREYAMPEHARVPASFSIGNVTIAPATVLAPMAGVTDTVFRRFIKNASQFTASTESSTNVEAITTNQQSGCGLIMTEFTSADGLSRMRETKRKRYLTYYDDEHPISAQLFGSNPETLADSARIVQDAGFDLVDLNLGCPAKRVVACNGGSGLLRDLPLIETIFKAIRAAVTIPFTVKFRIGWNDSNIVCVELAKLAEDCGLNACALHARTREDGYTGQARWEFIAAVKDAVNIPVIGNGDIRTPEDAAAMVEATGCDAVMIGRTAPSNPWIFRQIAQYTASKEATGTGAYDIPTNEDRYRMIRTYFQMLVDEIAVEEAAEAARAAAITASGQIAREQRNRDCVGKMKQFASWFTHGVPGGSTLRKQIFESKNGPAVLDAVERFFESQPQTSALEILATEPADDSLLTSAAYCD, from the coding sequence ATGAAGAAGCGTTACACACTCGAGCAGAAGCGCTGGGACTCGCCCCGTGAGTACGCCATGCCGGAGCACGCCCGCGTGCCTGCCAGCTTCTCCATCGGCAACGTAACGATCGCCCCGGCGACGGTCCTCGCACCCATGGCCGGTGTCACCGATACAGTCTTCCGCCGCTTCATCAAGAACGCGAGCCAGTTCACCGCTTCCACAGAATCCTCGACGAACGTCGAGGCTATAACCACCAACCAGCAATCCGGCTGCGGCCTCATAATGACGGAGTTCACCTCCGCCGACGGCCTCTCCCGCATGCGCGAGACCAAGCGCAAGCGCTATCTCACCTACTACGACGACGAGCACCCCATCTCCGCGCAGCTCTTTGGCTCCAACCCCGAGACCCTCGCCGACTCCGCCCGCATCGTGCAGGACGCCGGATTCGACCTCGTCGACCTCAACCTCGGCTGCCCGGCCAAGCGCGTCGTCGCCTGCAACGGAGGCTCCGGCCTGCTGCGCGACCTGCCGCTCATCGAGACGATCTTCAAGGCCATCCGCGCCGCCGTCACCATCCCCTTCACGGTGAAGTTCCGCATCGGCTGGAACGACTCCAACATCGTCTGCGTCGAGCTGGCGAAGCTCGCCGAGGACTGCGGCCTCAATGCCTGCGCGCTCCACGCCCGAACCCGCGAGGACGGCTACACGGGCCAGGCCCGCTGGGAGTTCATCGCCGCCGTGAAGGATGCCGTCAATATCCCCGTCATAGGCAACGGCGACATCCGCACCCCCGAGGACGCCGCCGCCATGGTCGAGGCCACAGGCTGCGACGCCGTCATGATCGGCCGCACCGCGCCGTCCAATCCATGGATCTTCCGCCAGATCGCCCAGTACACGGCCTCTAAAGAGGCAACGGGGACCGGCGCCTACGACATCCCCACCAACGAAGACCGCTACCGCATGATCCGCACCTACTTCCAGATGCTGGTCGACGAGATCGCCGTAGAAGAGGCCGCCGAAGCCGCCCGTGCCGCAGCCATCACGGCCTCAGGCCAGATCGCCCGCGAGCAGCGCAACCGCGACTGCGTCGGCAAGATGAAGCAGTTCGCCAGCTGGTTCACCCACGGCGTCCCCGGAGGCTCCACCCTCCGCAAACAAATCTTCGAATCCAAAAACGGCCCCGCCGTCCTCGACGCCGTAGAGCGCTTCTTCGAGTCCCAGCCGCAAACTTCCGCGTTAGAGATTCTTGCGACTGAGCCAGCAGACGACTCGCTCCTCACCTCAGCCGCTTACTGTGACTGA
- the cysS gene encoding cysteine--tRNA ligase — translation MELFNTLGGKTETLEPVGAPELRMYCCGPTVYDYGHIGNFRTFLHVDVLRRFLLEQGMKVRHVMNVTDVDDKIIRNATMAGLPIAEYTAKFERAFFEDSDALGIQRPEYVAHATSCIPEMVAMVENLAARDIAYQTDDGSWYFRIARFPEYGKLSRKDFEGIEDGARVDVDEYEKDAARDFALWKACKPGEQHWDTALGCGRPGWHIECSAMAMKYLGESFDLHAGGEDLMFPHHENEIAQSESASGHAFARHWMHVRFLLVEGRKMSKSEGNFYTLRDLLLKGYRASAIRFLLISVPYRHQMNFTFESLKESTNAIDRLRTFHQRMLKGGFPEGLDEAVAQAAAKAEKDYTAALANDLNTAEARAAIFDLVRTANSAADAHALRAGNVSEILRVLALFDGVFAVLEDRDAEITRAALAWAEAEGRLGEADSSMVATLSLSDEAIDALVAERTQAKKTRNFARADAIRNELLAKGILLEDSKDGVRWKRK, via the coding sequence ATGGAACTTTTCAATACCCTGGGCGGCAAGACCGAGACGCTGGAGCCAGTCGGCGCTCCCGAACTGCGAATGTACTGTTGCGGCCCGACGGTGTATGACTATGGACACATCGGGAACTTCAGGACGTTTCTGCACGTCGACGTGCTGCGCCGCTTCCTGCTCGAGCAGGGGATGAAGGTCCGGCACGTGATGAACGTGACCGACGTGGATGACAAGATCATTCGCAATGCGACCATGGCAGGCCTGCCGATTGCGGAGTACACGGCAAAGTTTGAACGGGCCTTCTTTGAGGACTCCGATGCGCTGGGGATTCAGCGGCCGGAGTATGTAGCGCATGCGACGAGCTGCATTCCGGAGATGGTTGCGATGGTGGAGAACCTTGCGGCCAGGGACATCGCGTACCAGACAGACGATGGGAGCTGGTACTTCCGCATCGCGCGGTTCCCGGAGTACGGCAAGCTCTCGCGCAAGGATTTCGAGGGGATCGAAGACGGCGCGCGCGTGGATGTGGACGAGTACGAGAAAGATGCTGCACGCGACTTTGCGTTGTGGAAGGCCTGCAAGCCCGGCGAGCAGCACTGGGATACGGCGTTGGGCTGCGGGCGTCCGGGGTGGCATATCGAGTGCTCCGCAATGGCGATGAAGTATCTGGGTGAGTCGTTCGATCTGCATGCGGGCGGCGAAGACCTGATGTTTCCGCATCACGAGAACGAGATTGCGCAGTCGGAGTCGGCGAGCGGGCACGCGTTTGCGCGGCACTGGATGCATGTGCGCTTTCTCTTGGTGGAAGGACGCAAGATGTCGAAGTCCGAGGGGAACTTCTACACGCTGCGCGATCTTCTGCTGAAGGGCTATCGTGCTTCGGCGATACGGTTCCTGCTGATCTCGGTTCCGTACCGCCATCAGATGAACTTCACCTTCGAGAGCCTGAAGGAGTCCACCAACGCGATTGACCGGCTGCGGACGTTTCACCAACGCATGCTGAAGGGTGGCTTTCCTGAAGGTTTGGACGAGGCAGTGGCGCAGGCGGCAGCGAAGGCCGAGAAGGACTACACCGCCGCTCTGGCGAACGACCTGAATACGGCCGAGGCTCGTGCGGCGATCTTCGACCTGGTGCGCACGGCGAACTCTGCCGCGGATGCGCATGCGCTTCGCGCAGGCAATGTGAGCGAGATTCTTCGCGTGCTTGCGCTGTTCGATGGAGTCTTTGCGGTGCTCGAAGACAGGGACGCCGAGATCACACGCGCTGCGCTGGCATGGGCTGAGGCTGAAGGGCGGCTGGGTGAGGCCGACTCATCGATGGTTGCCACGCTGTCGCTGAGCGATGAGGCGATCGATGCACTTGTCGCCGAAAGGACGCAGGCCAAGAAGACGCGCAACTTCGCGCGGGCCGACGCGATTCGGAACGAGCTTCTGGCCAAGGGAATTCTGCTTGAGGATTCGAAGGACGGCGTCCGCTGGAAGCGTAAGTAG
- the tsaD gene encoding tRNA (adenosine(37)-N6)-threonylcarbamoyltransferase complex transferase subunit TsaD, whose amino-acid sequence MRDGSGTGLSRTQGLILGIESSCDETAAAVVRGGTDALSNVVASQMNLHANYGGVVPELASREHLRNVVPVVREALSRSGVSLDDIDAVAVTEGPGLAGALLVGITYAKALSFGLGKPLIGVNHLEGHIHAVLMEARQRAEAPMELPLLALVVSGGHTHLYLAEQTRDLAETQDSEGAWRYRNVGRTVDDAAGEAYDKVAKLLGLGYPGGPWIDSLAVRGNPRAVKFSFAQIKPRPHRDGASLPNKKAPVAASGPSFDFSFSGIKTAVLRHIETRHMRESVEARRAALAAKLELKPGSDEVVGLCDAQTLDLIASFQYAVVGNLLRQTFAAAEAFGARGIVVSGGVAANRELRRRFQAEADRRGLPVAFPSLALSTDNAAMIAAAAWPKFVLEQFAGDDLGATPQLRLGQG is encoded by the coding sequence ATGCGCGATGGTAGCGGAACAGGCCTAAGCAGGACACAGGGTCTAATCCTGGGCATCGAAAGCTCGTGCGACGAGACGGCTGCGGCGGTCGTTCGTGGAGGCACGGACGCGCTGTCGAATGTAGTTGCTTCGCAGATGAATCTGCATGCGAACTACGGCGGCGTGGTGCCGGAGTTGGCTTCGCGGGAGCATCTGCGCAACGTAGTGCCTGTGGTGCGCGAGGCGCTTTCGCGGAGTGGTGTGAGCCTGGACGATATTGATGCAGTGGCGGTGACCGAGGGGCCGGGGCTTGCCGGCGCGCTGCTGGTGGGGATTACGTATGCGAAGGCGCTGAGCTTTGGACTGGGGAAGCCGCTGATCGGCGTGAACCATCTGGAGGGACACATTCATGCGGTGCTGATGGAGGCCCGGCAGCGGGCTGAGGCTCCGATGGAGCTGCCGCTGCTCGCGCTGGTGGTCTCGGGTGGGCACACGCATCTGTATTTGGCAGAACAAACGCGGGATCTTGCCGAGACGCAGGACAGCGAGGGCGCGTGGCGATACCGCAACGTGGGCCGCACGGTGGACGACGCTGCTGGCGAGGCTTATGACAAGGTGGCGAAGCTGCTGGGGTTGGGGTATCCGGGAGGGCCGTGGATCGATTCGCTGGCGGTGCGGGGAAATCCGCGCGCGGTGAAGTTCAGCTTCGCGCAGATCAAGCCGCGTCCGCATCGCGATGGGGCTTCGCTGCCGAACAAGAAGGCTCCTGTGGCCGCGAGTGGGCCGAGCTTTGATTTTTCCTTCAGCGGCATCAAGACGGCGGTGTTGCGGCACATCGAGACGCGTCACATGCGAGAGAGCGTGGAGGCACGGCGGGCGGCGCTGGCGGCGAAGCTGGAGTTGAAGCCTGGTTCGGACGAGGTTGTAGGGCTATGCGATGCGCAGACGCTGGATTTGATCGCGTCGTTCCAGTACGCGGTGGTAGGGAATCTACTTCGCCAGACCTTCGCTGCGGCGGAGGCGTTCGGCGCGCGCGGCATTGTGGTTTCGGGCGGCGTGGCTGCGAATCGCGAGCTGCGGCGGCGGTTTCAGGCTGAGGCTGACCGGCGCGGATTGCCGGTGGCGTTTCCGTCGCTGGCCCTTTCGACCGACAACGCCGCGATGATTGCGGCTGCGGCGTGGCCGAAGTTTGTCCTCGAGCAGTTTGCAGGCGATGACCTGGGCGCGACGCCGCAGCTTCGTCTGGGGCAGGGATAG
- a CDS encoding CCA tRNA nucleotidyltransferase: MAPSIQSDPRYLAAHEIALTLRSAGHQAYLAGGCVRDLLLDIAPKDYDVATSATPDAVLRLFPNKKALTVGAHFGVVLVCEPNRGEPNNGEDNVVSTEVATFRHDGVYSDGRRPDAVRFSSDPTEDVQRRDFTINGMLLDPPIFERTGDAPAATLDYVGGRNDLAARIIRAIGDPAQRFAEDKLRMLRAIRFASRLDFDIEPTTFAAIHNAAAQINQVSLERVRDELTLMLTEGRARRAFELLDSSGLLAQVLPEATRMHGVQQPPEFHPEGDVWVHTMLLLEKLPAGCSPTLAWGALLHDIGKPATFRAPNPNDPHDRIRFNGHVEVGVRIAEKVLAHLRFSNEDSAQIVALVKNHMRFGDVMHMRQSTLKRFLRLPHFDEQLELHRIDCASAHGDLSLYDFTKQQYETAPAEEIHPRLLLTGRELIAAGYHPGPRFKAMLEAAEDAQLEGAVSTPEQALSLIRERFGKPPAA; encoded by the coding sequence ATGGCACCCAGCATCCAGTCCGACCCGCGATACCTCGCCGCACACGAGATCGCCCTCACCCTCCGCAGCGCGGGCCATCAGGCCTACCTCGCCGGAGGCTGCGTGCGCGATCTCCTCCTCGACATAGCGCCCAAAGACTACGACGTAGCCACCAGCGCCACACCGGATGCCGTCCTAAGACTCTTCCCCAACAAGAAAGCCCTCACCGTGGGCGCGCACTTCGGCGTCGTCCTCGTCTGTGAGCCAAACCGCGGGGAACCAAACAACGGGGAAGACAACGTCGTCTCCACCGAAGTCGCCACCTTCCGCCACGACGGAGTCTACTCGGACGGCCGCCGCCCCGACGCCGTTCGCTTCTCCAGCGATCCCACAGAAGACGTGCAGCGCCGCGACTTCACCATCAATGGCATGCTCCTCGATCCCCCCATCTTCGAGCGGACAGGCGATGCCCCCGCCGCAACTCTCGACTACGTAGGCGGCCGCAACGACCTCGCCGCACGCATCATCCGCGCCATCGGCGACCCCGCCCAGCGCTTCGCCGAAGACAAGCTGCGTATGCTCCGCGCCATCCGCTTCGCCTCCCGCCTCGACTTCGACATCGAGCCAACGACCTTCGCCGCCATCCACAACGCCGCAGCGCAGATCAATCAGGTCAGCCTCGAGCGCGTCCGCGACGAGCTCACCCTGATGCTCACCGAAGGCCGCGCCCGCCGGGCCTTTGAGCTGCTCGACTCAAGCGGCCTCCTCGCGCAGGTCCTCCCCGAGGCCACACGCATGCACGGCGTCCAGCAGCCGCCCGAGTTCCACCCCGAGGGCGACGTCTGGGTCCACACCATGCTCTTGCTTGAAAAGCTTCCCGCCGGCTGCTCGCCCACGCTCGCTTGGGGAGCGCTCCTGCACGACATCGGCAAACCCGCCACCTTCCGTGCGCCCAACCCCAACGACCCACACGACCGCATCCGCTTCAACGGCCACGTCGAGGTCGGCGTACGCATTGCAGAGAAGGTCCTCGCACACCTGCGCTTCTCCAACGAAGACTCCGCGCAGATCGTCGCGCTCGTCAAAAACCACATGCGCTTCGGAGACGTCATGCACATGCGCCAGTCCACGCTGAAGCGCTTCCTCCGCCTGCCACACTTCGACGAACAACTCGAACTCCACCGCATCGACTGCGCCTCCGCGCACGGCGACCTCAGCCTCTACGACTTCACAAAGCAGCAGTACGAGACCGCGCCCGCTGAAGAGATCCACCCCAGGCTCCTGCTCACCGGCCGCGAGCTCATCGCCGCCGGCTACCACCCCGGCCCGCGCTTCAAGGCGATGCTCGAGGCCGCCGAAGACGCCCAGCTTGAAGGCGCCGTTAGCACCCCCGAGCAAGCCCTCTCGCTCATACGTGAGCGCTTCGGCAAGCCTCCCGCCGCCTGA